CATTACATGTTCCTTGAAAAAAAAGTATGCTCTATTTTGCACATAAATGAACAGCATAATTGTTTGATCCCAGAAAATTGCAACACCATGCCGAATGCTTGAGGGAAGATATAGCAAAAAGCAGGCACTTCCCACCAAAAAAGAAGGGAGAAGAAAATAAACTAGGCATTTGTTGGCTCTATTGACTTCAAGAAGGGATCGGAGTAAAGCATGTCACCACAAATTACAGCATTCACAGAGAAGAGCTGAAATTCACCTGTCAGTATCTGCAGTAGAATCCTCTGTATCAGTTGCATCCTTAGGCCTAGGTACCTCCTCAGGCCCTTAAAATGTGGACAGAAATGTCAACATGCATGTCAAAAGTAGCCGCATTTGTATCCCAGACAGAACATCACAAATTGATACCTGGGAACTGCTGCTTCACAAAACTTTGGAGATTTGGAGATTCAGATTTCCCTGCATTTAGAGGAAtattagttttcaaaaaatcatTGGCGAAAAAGGAAACGACCATATGAGATTGCCCCCCCTTCACCAACATCACAGGGTGAAACTACATAGGAAAACATAATGATAATAAAATTGGATAACTATCAAATATCATGAAAGGGTGCCAAATGATATGAAATATTGGATTTCCTTTCTTCAAGTTCCTATTGGCAAGATTAAAAACTAAGCAACGCAAAAGGGTAAATGAAACACAGCATTGTTCTAAAAGTGGTGTTGCCTGTTGCAGTGCAGGAAGAATGCTAAAAATACAGTGGAGAAAAATCCACAGAAAGCAAAAAGTGCAGATAAACAAGGATTGAAGTAACAATTACCAAAGAACATACCAATTTTCTTGACTGGTCGGACACCAGCCtttctttcctcttcttctttctttttgagAACTTGATAGAACACATATTAAATATATTAGTGGAGAAATGCACAAGTTATTGCCATCATTAAGTAAACAACAAGATGAACTCATGAATAACTAAAACTAATGTAGAATAAAAATGCTGGGTCTTGATTCTTGAAGAAACAACACTTCAGTAAAGAGACTGTGACACCATAACACCAGGAAACATATGCCGGTACAAATAAGATCTTAAACTGCAGCGCAACTAGAATGAAAAATTCACAAATGCATATGTATCcagtaaataaattttatattGTAATAACTGATTTTTAAACAAAAGTTAAGCCCATAAACCAATGGCAAAATATGCCAAAACGAATTGTACTCCCAACATGTTGTCCATATAACTGTATGAATCAGGCTTCATCAAGATTAGGTTCATGAGATTAGCAGGCTAAACTTTAAGTTCACGCTAGTTCAAAAGGGACATGGTATTGCTAATTACTTTCCTGATAACCAGTTACACCCTAAGGTAACTGGATCACCATAACATTTTAATTTGTTGATGTAATGCTTGCAATAGGGATTCAAAGTCCGTAGGTGACATGTCCATCCAGTCTCGTGTGATGGTCTCTTTGTACAAAATATGATACAGTTTCCATTTATGAAATAAGACAAGTAAATCTTACTACCAAAGCGAAGAATAAGTGCATCTGAATAATTTTCTCCATTTCACTGACATATTGCATATAATAGAAACTTTTAGCACAGAGTGCATATTAGCATAACTATGGGCTACCATAAAAATGGCTAATGCCATCATATACGAAGCGAGCCAAACGAAAAACAAGCATATATCTACTAGACAAATGGGAATATTTTTTCAGATCATAATTCAGAAGTAGTCACCGAAAAAGTAACATAGATTTATCAAATGTTATGTTTTACCctagataaaataaaaatggTGTCACAGCCAGATATCATAGGATAAAGTCCTTTGTTGCCATTGCAATTTCTCAAAACCCCTTATGGATTGCAAATTTTTGCAGTGAAGTAATTTCCCCGCTGATTTAAATCAGCAATATATGCATAACACCACAGTTATAACTGAAAACTTGCACAGTAAGATGAAAAACCTTCTAAAACACGTCAGAGTGCTCAATGGCATGTATAATGTACAGTGAAGCTTACTAATGAAAGCATAGGTGATTTTACAAGTACGAAACATCAGATACATACGTTCAATGTTTTGCCTGACACGTTCACGCCTTGCCTCCAGCTCAGCCAATTCCTAAATAGGTAAATGGTGCAGCGACACATCAGTGTCAGATGCAATGGTCAATTTTCTCTCCTCCCATAGTTCGAAATAGAAGAGTAAAATCACAAATTGAAGAACAGTGCATGGTGTCATGCTCTTTGTTCCTACCTCTGGTGTTGGAGCTTTCTTCCTTTGGCCATTCAACCAGCAAATCCACTCGACTACAATCACGACTTAGCTATGAGATGCTGTGTACACACTCAACGATAGAATTTAGAATCAAGGACACAATCCATACATGCCTGCAAAAACGTAGTGGCATAGCAGTTAATTGGGAATTTTCAGTCACACCGCAAAATCCTCACCGGACTAATGAAGCAGGAGGGGAGGTAGGTAACCTGGAACGGTGGTCGAGTCCTGGTCGGCGCCCTTGAACTCCACCCACCGCCTCTCCTTCACTTTTCCCATATTCCGCCGTCGAGAATGACATGAAGAGGAAGCAACAACAGCACCCAGATTTGCTTAGCCAGCATTCAAATCCCCTCAGAGGAGATCAAGAGTGGAGAAACTAGAAGCAAATTCGAGGCAGAAGGGTGGGGGGACGGGGACACGTACTTGCGCCGTCGACCTCCTCGACGCGGGTGAAGTAGCGGTTGCCGGCCTTGTCTACGCCGACCTGCGTCCGCGACTGGAACATCCCCAGCAACCGCGACACCAGCCGCTTTGACATCGCCGCTTCCGACTCCGCCCAGCGCCTGCTCGCTGGAACAGGTCGCTGCTTCCCCCTCTTCGCCGCCTGCGGTTCGCCGGAATCGGTCTCCAccacccgcccccgcccccgcctccgATGGCCGCCGGCCTGCGTGTCAGTGACTGACCCACAGACAGGCAGACAGCCCACGACGACAGGGTCGCTCAGCTGTGGGTAAAATATCAGGCTGGGCCATATTTGGGCCGTTTCAGGACAGGCCTTGCAGCCCGATCCCATATCGTgggacggcgacgacgagcgaGTTCCCGGAGATTTGCGGATAGTGATGCCCGGGCGTCGGAAGGATCGTGCCATGGAGATTCTCGAGGccatgcggcggcggtggcggcggcagcgacagCGATCGCGGTGGCGGCGTCTTCGCCTGCATCGAATCCAAGCCTGCGGTATCCTTGCTATTGGTCCTTGTAGACTTATTTTTATCTTTGCCATAAAATGTTTAATCAGGTAGTTTTCTTAGAGCAGTACTAACCCTCCTCAGTCAGCTAGTTTTCATACCATTAAACAGACGCCATGTAAGCAAAAAACTGATATGGCAAGAAAATTAATAAGGAGAGAAAGATAAACTAAAAGAAATCATGTATCATGCAAGAAATCATGTCTATACGAAAACCAAAGACAAATAAAAAGAGGATTGAAGGGAGAGAAGAGATATAATTATATAGCAATTTATTATGAAGAAATCATGCGTTGGAGATATAATTTCTATATGTGGTGTCTATATGACATGACAAGTATAGAAATTACTAGTAGTGTCTTGGGTTGGGGCTAGCCTTAGGCAGGTCCAATGAAACACTAGTAGTTTCGTGGCTCAGAGTATCTCCAAGTGTGTCTACGAGATGACAACGTATGCTATGGAAACTAGTCTATTGTGAAAATTtgtgcaaaccacggcaaaaaaattatctaaatttaCCAAAGAAATCACACATGCAGataatatgatgatacacaatcttgtaaaatatcttgtccaaactcgacttcgtttgtaagatataaaaataacattgttatttttatatcttacaaacgaagtcgagtttggacaagatattttacaaggctgtgtatcatcatatcatctgctTGTGTAATTTTATGGTAAATTTAGATGACTTTTGATTGTGATTTGTATGGGTTTTCACAGCAAGCTGTTTTCCATAGCATACGTTGTCCTATAAGATAGTTTCTGTaaatactttttttttcatatttccaTAGCATACGTTGTCCTATAAGATAGTTTCTGTaaatactttttttttcataaaaatgtATGTATGGGactttttttttacaaagaTTCCTAACGTTTTACATGTGACCACAACAATTATGGTTCCTCTCGAGAGGGAGAATACCAGAAACGTAATGATACACCCATACGAGCAGGGTTCGCCCTCATAACAAGAGTGAGTGGTATGATAGGGAATAGAGGAAAATTAGGGGTTGTGGATACAAAGTCCCCTTAGAAAGCGTCTTATCGCCTTTACGCTAAGGGCTCACAGCAAGCGTAAAATGCTGGTATGCCGTCTTCGCCTTCGTTTTGCGCACACGTGCAGAGTCTAGGTGGCCACACCCACCTGACCGGCTGACCCGCCCAGCGGGCTGGGCCGCAGTGCCGCACCGCATCGCACTCTAGTTGGTCGTCTCGTCTCATCTGGTTTCTTCACCCAACCGGTTCACCACCGCCCCAGATCCAAACCCACCTCTAGGCTCTAGCACGAGCCGAGGAGGAGATCGAGATGGAGCTGGAGGCGGGGGTGGGCGCGCCTTCGCCGGCGAGGTACCTGCTGGGGGCGGCGATCATGATGGCCGGCGTGGTGCTGCCGCTGGCGTACATGATCTTCCGCAGCAAGcgctcgccgtcctcctccgccgccgcctccgccgccgggccctCGTCCTTCTCCAAGCAGACGTAGGTGTGCTCGCtctgcctctctctctccctccccgcgcATCTATCTACCCCGAGTGGGCGGCGGCCACTTGCGTGAGATCCACGGCGCTCGCGTTCCCTGATGACCCGCGGCGCGATCTTGTTGCAGGAACAAGGGGCTCATCTGATTCTGATCTGCTTCTTCCCCAATGGAGGTGTGACGGCCGGTATTTAGTGAGTGTGTGGATCGATAGTGTTTCTCTGTTTTGGCTTACCGAGAATCAATCTGCAACTGCTCCTTGAGACTGGGCATCGTCAGAAACATACCATTACTAGCTGATTTCCTGATTAGTTAGCTCTTCTTGTATCTCAGAGTGCTTGCTTGTTTGACTGATTCGATACACTTATAAATGATGAAGATGTTACTTTTTTTAGTGCACCATGACTACTTACAACCAGTATTCAAACTAATTTCGATTTGAGCAACAAGTCATTTGCCCTCTTTGATGCTGCCTGGTTGGATTGTTAGTTTGTTACGACAACAGTGGAATTCTTCTTTATGTTAGTATATTAGCAGTTCGGCCAGGAAGAAGATTGTTGTGCAATTTGTACATTTGCATCGTCAGCCATCAGCGCATGATGTTGTGGATTAATGCAAACTAAAAATTATCTATACTTGTTGCCTGGTAGTCAGAAGATGTGTGGTGGTTCTTACATCGGCCGCTTgaacagcagaatggagttgcaTTCTAGCACAGATACTACCCTTCTGTTTGTTACCATTTTCACTTCCATAGCTCATACATACTacattgatatagtacattGATATTAACAGTTTGTTATCTGGCGTTTCATGCGACAGGACACACCCTTGTGTCTGTCGACAAAGGAAAAGTGATAGTTCTAGCCATTTCTTTACAGAACGTATGAAGTTTATGTCACCGCGTCAAAGGAACTTTCTTCTTTATGGTAGACAACCTTGTGACATTTCCTTAAGCTCTGTCATCTTAAGCTCTGTCACCCATGCGGTGTTCTGATGGTGCTGTCTCTGTCATTCAAGACAGCATGAAAACATCAGATTTATTTCAAAGGCTGCAGGAACCTGAAATGTTGGAAGGAAATCTCCAAAGTATTTTTTGACATGGAAAAACAAAATTACCTTCTGTTGACAAATTAATACGAATGTGGTTATGATACCCTTAGTGTCTAGCTCATTCCATTGTTGTGGTACCCTTTTTTTTTTAGGGCGTGATACCcttattcttttttcttttttgagggcGTGATACCCTTATTGTCTAGCACATTTCATTATCCCACAATAATACAACTGCGAAGTCTGAATGAACAGGCATCACAGGTAGCGGCCTCTGGAGATATTTGCTACACAGCTTTATGTTGCTGTATGGGCGCCGTCAAAATCTTTATCCGGAACAAATGCAGTGTTGTGGTGCTCTCCATGTAGAGCACCTGAGATAGAATGCTACTCTCTGAAACATGTATTTTTTGCTTTTCTGCTCAAAGAATGGGCTTGTATAGTTCCACCATTGAACAGCTCTCCTATTATTCCACCATTGAACATTCCATCCTAACCAAACTTCAGAAAGGAAACTCTGGGCTTGGTGAAAAAGTTCATCACATTCTGATATCGCAGCAGGTATTGGCTTGAAGGCATTGGTCTTGCAATTTCAAGTTACATCGTCAGCTCTTTTCATCtcgatagaaagaaaaaaaaacagccatACAAAAAGCCAACAAAGAGCTGCACAAATCTCCAAGGCATCACCACCATAGAAAATCACGTGaacaatgcaaaaaaaaaaaaaaaccggcGATGGATACAAATTCTGTAAATTTACTCTTCAGATTTTCTTTTTGGTAACAAAGTTATGCCCAACAACAAATGTGAAGCAAATGTGAAAATCGCATACTACCTAAAACTTAGAACTAATAATATTAAGCTCGAGTTATACACAGGTTTTTATAATGGCTTCTAGAACATAAAATTCAAGACACCAGCTATAGCCAGACTCTAAACGGAGGACGCGGTGCCGATCTTCCTTCAAGGACGCTGGAACTCTACCGGCGCGGGGGACGCGAATCCCTTGTGGTAGAGCAAGTCGGTCATGACCCTGTAGGCGTGCTGCGTCAGGTGCACGCCGTCCCAGCTGATGCGCTCGTCGGGCCTCGCGCACACCGACGTGCCCGGCGCGCCGCACATCCGGTCCATGTCGAAGTTGTacgcgacgccgccggcgccgcagcaCGCCCTGGTCCGCGCCCCCTCGTCGAAccccgcctcgccggcgtccCGCAGCATCCGCACGTACGCGTAGAAGTAGTCGTCGTAGGCGACCGTGGCGCCCGGGTACGACCGGCGCAGCTCCTGGATGCCCTGCTGCTGCAGCACGTTGTGCATCTGGGAGAAGAGGTTCAGGGCCGCGAGGCAGCCGGTGGCGTCGTACGCCGCCGGGTCCGTCTCGTTCGCCGCGGCCAGGTAGCTCGGCACGCACCCCAGCGGGAGGTTGCCCGGGATCACCACCCGCGCCGCGCCCATGTCCAGCAGCTCCCTGGCCGCGCCGGTGATGGAGCGCACCACGTCCGGGACCAGCGCCATCGCCTCCACCACGCCGGTCGCCACGCGGCCGAAGTTGTAGAGGTTGCGCGCGCCGCCGGACGCCGGCCTGTTCTCCGAGAAGGCGTAGTTGTAGTCGTTGCCGCCGATCTCGCCGACCAGGACGAGCGAGCGGGCAAGCTTCTCGCGGACTTCCTGCGGTGACCGCGTGGTGGCGCTCATGAAGTCCTTGAACCGCTGCAGCTGGACGGCCAGGGAGCTGTTGGTGTGGGGGACAGAGACCCCCCTGCTCGCGAGCGACGCCGCGTCGAGGGCcgtggcgccggcgacggcgaagtTGACGCCGTGGGTGAAGTCGGCGCCCATGTCGAGGTACGGGCTGAGCAGCGGCAGGCCGAGATCCTTGGCGAGGAAGTCTATCATGAGGTACCCGTCGGAGCACCGTCCCGTGGCGCCGCCGATGGCGGAGCCGTAGGGAAGGCTCGTGGTGTGCTGCAGcatgccggtggcgccgccttCGCGGAGCAGGTTCCCGGTGTCCGACAGGGAGTCCCCGAAGTTGTAGATGGCCGTGATGCCGTCCACCGCCGCCAGCTGCTTGGCCGCGTGCTGCGGCGCCGGCCGTGCGTGGCACGGGCAGACGACGAGGAGCAACGCCAGTAACGCGGCGAGCAGGACGCGAGCCATGGACGTCATCATGTCGCGTCGCGCACTGGAACGCGGTGTTGGTTCGTTCTTGGCCTGCGGAGAAGTTGGAGGCTGGCAGGCGCCTTTTATTTGCGCGCGAGCCGCTTCCTCGGCGAGCAGTTCGGATTAGGAAACGGATATTTTATCGCCGAGGGCGGAGCGTGTCCGACTCGgagaccggcggcgagcggagTTGAGCGCGCCGACCGAGTCAACCCCCTCCCACGACTTGCTGCGCGAATCACCAAAGCGTGGGGGAAACTGGAGCAAACGAGTGTACCTGCACGTGCGCGTGGAGCATGGCTTGTTCTCCGGAGATCCTTCGCAGCTGGTCCCGGAACATCGCCATGACAGGCTCAAGCGTGTGCAGATCGCCGGCTCCTACCCTGCGAAGAGCCTTCTGGTCTTCTGGAACTAGCATGCTATGTCCTTGAGACTGCGACTGCGACATTGCTGGAACGCCTTGAGCTGGGCACCACCTACATCGTGGCTATTATGACATACATCGAGGCGAAGGTTCCCTCCAcgtttttttttgagcaaaacTCTCCACgtttaggccatgtttagtttccaaaaaatttcaagattctctgtcacatcgaatattaaTATTTAGacacatgtatgaaatattaaatgtagtttaaaaaaataatcaattgcacagtttagctgtaaatgatgagatgaattttttgagcatAATTAGTCAAtaattggacactaattactaaataaaaacgaaagtgctacggTAGCCGAATCCAAAAAATTCGCGagctaaacacacccttaggtTAGATAGATGTTCAGGGGCCTTGCACCGGGAGCCTTGGTTTCAGTATCATTTTCTTAGATTAAGATGTTAAGATATCATGACAGTGTTTCGTGATGAAACTTGTCCAAGACGCTTTGTGCTCTGCTATTTCAATCGTTGGTTTCTCAGCTCGCCCATAAATTGAGTCATTTTGCTAACATTGTGCTGAATAACCTAGCAGTTCATGGTTTGGTCATCAGGCGAACTCTAGCCGGTGCATACTACTACTGTTTGATCCTGCCTTTGTGAGTGGTAGGAGACTAGGAGTTGGACGGCTGCTCCAGCGGCGTTACCGTGACATGGCGGTCAGGATGCCGGACTTAGTGGTGCGCATTTGACGAGAAAGTTCTCCGAAAATTAAATCTTTTCTCAGAAGATATTTAAATACTTTTGTGGAATGGTTATTGAAAATAAATTTAAGAAGAAGTATTTGTATGAATTCAAAAGGTAATCACTGATGTGCCTACTGCCTAATGATGAAATTCTGGATGGTTTGTGCACTGGATGGAGAGGGAGCGAGGAGCGGCACTGGAGGGAGGGGCGAGGTGGGACCCACGAGATGGCGAGGCGGAGCGCCTAGCTACTTGTGCCGAGCGAGCGGGAGGGGATTGCGAGCGGGATAGCTGGGCAACATCGATGGAGAGGCTGTTGGATCAccgtttctttgtttttttcctcAAATTTACCGATCCATATATTTTTACAgatgttggagttgctcttagatcTTCATCTATCTAGCACTACCGTTCAAAAAAATTGTGGTGCAATCTAATCTCCTATTAAACACGTTTGTTTCATGCGCCTCGTAATTTTCCTATGTGGTGGGGGAAAAACTGGGAGaggtggagagagaggagagaaagaGGCGGAACAAACAAATACAGCTCTGTTTGATTTtcgtgggtgtgtttagatttttttggcgtaaatttttgaaagagaattttATTATTTCGGAGCACTaattaaagtctatttataaatttttttgtactgatgggttgtaaatcgcgagacgaatctaatgagcctaattaatccatgattaattcataattagtggatggttactgtagcatcaatgttgcaaatcatgaattaagtagactcattagattcatctcgcgatttacaacccatccgtgcaaaaaatt
This portion of the Panicum virgatum strain AP13 chromosome 2N, P.virgatum_v5, whole genome shotgun sequence genome encodes:
- the LOC120661143 gene encoding LOW QUALITY PROTEIN: uncharacterized protein LOC120661143 (The sequence of the model RefSeq protein was modified relative to this genomic sequence to represent the inferred CDS: inserted 1 base in 1 codon), which produces MELEAGVGAPSPARYLLGAAIMMAGVVLPLAYMIFRSKRXAVLLRRRLRRRALVLLQADVGTRGSSDSDLLLPQWRCDGRYLVSVWIDSVSLFWLTENQSATAP
- the LOC120661142 gene encoding NADH dehydrogenase [ubiquinone] 1 alpha subcomplex assembly factor 2-like; translation: MSKRLVSRLLGMFQSRTQVGVDKAGNRYFTRVEEVDGAMKERRWVEFKGADQDSTTVPVEWICWLNGQRKKAPTPEELAELEARRERVRQNIELLKKKEEEERKAGVRPVKKIGKSESPNLQSFVKQQFPGPEEVPRPKDATDTEDSTADTDRSSEPTGIGATFKPGTWQPPT
- the LOC120661144 gene encoding acetylajmalan esterase-like: MMTSMARVLLAALLALLLVVCPCHARPAPQHAAKQLAAVDGITAIYNFGDSLSDTGNLLREGGATGMLQHTTSLPYGSAIGGATGRCSDGYLMIDFLAKDLGLPLLSPYLDMGADFTHGVNFAVAGATALDAASLASRGVSVPHTNSSLAVQLQRFKDFMSATTRSPQEVREKLARSLVLVGEIGGNDYNYAFSENRPASGGARNLYNFGRVATGVVEAMALVPDVVRSITGAARELLDMGAARVVIPGNLPLGCVPSYLAAANETDPAAYDATGCLAALNLFSQMHNVLQQQGIQELRRSYPGATVAYDDYFYAYVRMLRDAGEAGFDEGARTRACCGAGGVAYNFDMDRMCGAPGTSVCARPDERISWDGVHLTQHAYRVMTDLLYHKGFASPAPVEFQRP